From the genome of Sphingobacterium kitahiroshimense, one region includes:
- a CDS encoding efflux RND transporter permease subunit, whose product MSLSTTSIKRPVLTIVLNLMLILFGIIGYSYLGVREFPSIDPAQISVRTSYAGANADIIESQITEPLEKAINSIDGIRNISSSSNQGTSNITVEFNLGKNLEEAANDVRDKVSQAVRSLPQDIDAAPVVSKADADSEPIITMTVQSSEKNILELSDYAENTISQRLQTIPGVSSVQIWGQKKYAMRLWLDPVKLNSYGVTVLDVRSALNLQNVELPSGKLTGSNTELTVKTIGNLASEEEFNNIIIKSTGNSIIRLSDVGKAALEAENFETKMSDSGLPMLSMAVIPQPGTNYLEIAKSFYKEFDQLKKDLPDDIVMKIALDNTLFVKRAVLEVAETLLISVVLVVLIIFLFFRDWSIAFRPLIDIPVSLIATFFVMYLCGFSINVLTLLAIVLATGLVVDDGIVVTENIFKKVEEGMSPIQAAIKGSNEIFFAVISISITLAAVFLPVVFLEGFVGRLFREFGIVIGAAVLISAFVSLTLTPMLNAYLMKGGEQKKTKFYDRTEPYFVALTDGYASSLIKFLKKKWISYPIVLACFGLIYLFFSLLPKETAPYDDRSYLTVRVTAPEGVSYDYMDRFMTELTTLVNDSVPEKDVSLVITSPGFGSAAANSGMIRLGLVQQEDRERTQAEIARDLSRLTRSSSEAKVSVMEQPTISVNRRGGLPVQYIIQAPNFQKLEEKIPEFMDAVNDDPTFSISDVNLKFNKPELYVNIDREKALSLGVSILDVAQTLQMSLSGQRFGYFMMNGRQYQVIGQFDKKDTSTPLDLASIFVKNKDGQLIQLDNIVKIEERSSPPQLYHNNRYMSATVSAGLAPGKSLGEGIEAMDRIKAKVLDETFTTDLGGESRDFKESGSNTMFAFGLALLLIYLILAAQFESFIDPFVIIITVPLAVAGALFSLWLFGQSWNIFSQIGTIMLIGLVTKNGILIVEFANQLREEGKSKYDAIVEASAGRLRPILMTSLAIALGALPIALSLGAASTSRIGMGVVIVGGTMFSLVLTLFVIPAIYLMWSRIKKHNPELTNIED is encoded by the coding sequence ATGAGTTTATCTACAACAAGTATTAAACGCCCAGTATTAACTATTGTACTGAATTTGATGTTGATCTTATTTGGTATCATTGGTTATTCCTACTTGGGTGTACGAGAATTCCCTTCTATTGACCCGGCTCAAATATCGGTTAGGACAAGTTACGCTGGTGCTAATGCCGATATTATCGAGTCTCAGATTACGGAACCTTTGGAGAAGGCTATTAATTCCATCGATGGGATCCGAAATATTTCCTCATCGAGTAATCAAGGTACTAGTAATATAACGGTGGAATTTAATCTAGGTAAAAACCTAGAGGAAGCGGCAAATGATGTGCGCGATAAGGTGTCACAGGCTGTTCGAAGTCTACCTCAGGATATTGATGCAGCACCTGTGGTATCAAAAGCTGATGCAGACTCTGAACCTATTATTACCATGACAGTGCAAAGTTCTGAAAAGAATATTTTGGAATTGTCTGATTATGCTGAAAATACGATTTCACAGCGTCTTCAAACAATTCCAGGGGTTAGTTCGGTACAAATCTGGGGGCAGAAGAAATATGCTATGCGACTTTGGCTAGATCCAGTCAAATTGAATTCTTATGGTGTTACTGTTCTGGATGTGCGATCTGCTTTAAACCTACAGAATGTTGAATTACCTTCTGGTAAATTAACGGGTTCTAACACGGAGCTGACAGTAAAGACCATCGGTAACTTGGCTTCGGAAGAGGAGTTTAATAATATTATTATTAAATCGACAGGAAATAGTATTATCCGTCTGAGTGATGTTGGGAAAGCTGCGCTAGAGGCTGAAAATTTCGAAACTAAAATGTCTGACTCAGGATTACCCATGTTGAGTATGGCTGTGATCCCACAGCCCGGTACGAATTATCTGGAAATTGCAAAAAGTTTCTACAAGGAATTTGATCAGTTGAAAAAGGACCTCCCTGATGATATTGTCATGAAAATAGCGCTTGATAATACGCTTTTTGTTAAGCGTGCTGTTCTAGAAGTCGCGGAAACATTATTGATTTCTGTTGTACTGGTGGTCCTCATCATTTTCTTATTCTTTCGGGATTGGTCGATTGCATTTCGACCTTTAATTGATATACCTGTTTCATTAATTGCTACATTTTTTGTGATGTATCTCTGTGGTTTCTCGATTAATGTGTTAACGTTATTAGCGATCGTTCTTGCTACAGGACTTGTTGTTGATGATGGTATCGTCGTCACAGAGAATATATTTAAGAAAGTGGAAGAAGGTATGTCTCCTATTCAGGCGGCTATTAAAGGTTCTAATGAAATTTTCTTTGCTGTTATATCGATTTCTATTACACTTGCCGCTGTATTCTTACCAGTCGTGTTTTTAGAGGGATTCGTAGGTCGGCTTTTTAGGGAGTTCGGAATCGTTATTGGAGCTGCTGTACTTATCTCAGCATTTGTTTCCTTAACATTAACTCCGATGTTGAATGCTTATTTAATGAAGGGCGGAGAACAGAAGAAAACTAAATTTTATGATCGGACAGAACCTTATTTTGTGGCGCTAACAGATGGATATGCAAGTTCTCTGATAAAATTTTTGAAAAAGAAATGGATCAGTTATCCAATTGTTTTAGCTTGTTTTGGTCTTATTTATCTTTTCTTTAGCTTATTACCAAAGGAAACGGCTCCCTATGACGATAGAAGCTATCTGACAGTGCGAGTCACTGCTCCTGAGGGTGTATCTTATGATTATATGGATCGTTTTATGACTGAATTAACAACTCTTGTCAATGATTCAGTTCCTGAAAAAGATGTCAGTTTGGTGATTACTTCTCCCGGATTTGGGTCAGCCGCGGCTAATAGTGGTATGATTCGTCTTGGTCTTGTACAGCAGGAGGACCGAGAGCGTACGCAGGCGGAAATAGCACGTGATTTGTCCCGTTTAACGCGATCTTCTTCTGAAGCTAAGGTTTCAGTTATGGAACAACCGACTATCTCTGTGAATAGAAGAGGAGGGCTACCTGTTCAATATATTATACAGGCTCCTAATTTTCAGAAGTTGGAAGAGAAAATACCTGAATTTATGGACGCGGTGAATGATGATCCAACTTTTTCAATCTCTGATGTTAATTTGAAATTCAATAAACCTGAGCTTTATGTCAATATTGACCGTGAAAAGGCCCTAAGTTTAGGTGTTTCTATATTAGATGTTGCTCAAACATTACAAATGTCTCTTTCTGGACAGCGATTTGGGTATTTTATGATGAATGGGCGTCAGTACCAAGTTATTGGTCAGTTTGATAAAAAAGATACGAGTACGCCACTCGACCTTGCCTCGATCTTTGTTAAGAACAAGGATGGACAATTGATTCAGCTGGATAATATTGTAAAGATTGAGGAACGGAGCAGCCCTCCTCAGCTATATCATAATAATCGCTACATGTCTGCTACTGTTTCTGCTGGTTTAGCCCCAGGAAAGAGTTTAGGAGAAGGAATAGAAGCAATGGACCGGATTAAAGCCAAGGTACTGGATGAGACTTTTACGACAGATTTAGGTGGTGAGTCGAGAGATTTTAAAGAGAGTGGATCCAATACAATGTTTGCCTTTGGTTTGGCTTTACTTTTAATTTATTTGATTTTAGCAGCGCAATTCGAAAGTTTTATTGACCCTTTCGTCATTATTATTACAGTACCACTAGCCGTTGCAGGAGCATTATTTTCACTTTGGTTATTTGGTCAGTCTTGGAATATATTTAGTCAGATTGGAACGATTATGTTGATTGGACTGGTAACGAAAAATGGTATTCTAATTGTAGAATTTGCCAATCAGTTAAGAGAAGAGGGGAAATCTAAATATGATGCAATTGTTGAGGCTTCTGCTGGACGATTACGCCCGATTTTAATGACGTCTTTAGCAATCGCGCTTGGAGCATTGCCGATTGCCTTGTCATTGGGAGCAGCCTCTACAAGTCGTATAGGAATGGGCGTTGTTATCGTAGGAGGAACTATGTTTTCACTCGTATTGACTTTATTTGTGATTCCTGCAATCTATTTAATGTGGTCTAGAATAAAGAAACACAATCCTGAACTGACGAATATTGAAGATTAA
- a CDS encoding SDR family oxidoreductase: MGILDKFSLNNHVVVVTGATGVLGKSFVDALAEAGAKVAVLGRNKEKLQERVQAIEAKGAEALAIQVDVLNEEDVIRAKDEIIAKWGTIDGLVNAAGGNIAGATIKPEQNLFDHDIRDTLKAIELNLNGTIIPTHIFGRVIAESGKGSIVNISSLAASRPLTRVLGYTVAKHGVDGYTKWMSVELALRYGDKVRVNAIAPGVFLTEQNRNLLINPDGTYSDRAQKFINAMPYQRLGEPDELKGTLVYLLSDASALVTGETIFVDGGFNAWCGV, encoded by the coding sequence ATGGGGATATTGGATAAATTTTCATTGAACAATCACGTTGTTGTGGTTACCGGTGCAACTGGAGTTCTAGGAAAATCTTTTGTAGATGCTTTGGCTGAAGCTGGTGCAAAGGTTGCAGTACTGGGTAGGAATAAAGAAAAACTCCAAGAACGAGTCCAGGCTATTGAGGCGAAAGGTGCTGAGGCATTAGCAATACAAGTAGATGTTTTGAACGAAGAGGACGTGATAAGGGCTAAGGATGAAATAATAGCGAAATGGGGTACGATTGACGGTTTGGTCAATGCCGCTGGCGGTAATATTGCTGGAGCAACAATAAAGCCTGAACAAAATCTTTTTGACCATGATATAAGAGATACGCTGAAAGCAATTGAGCTTAATTTGAATGGAACAATTATTCCGACACATATTTTTGGACGTGTAATAGCTGAATCTGGTAAGGGTTCTATTGTTAATATTTCCTCACTTGCAGCAAGTAGACCATTAACTAGAGTTTTGGGGTATACGGTTGCAAAACACGGTGTAGATGGCTACACGAAATGGATGTCTGTTGAATTAGCTTTACGATACGGTGATAAGGTACGTGTCAATGCAATTGCACCAGGGGTATTTTTAACAGAGCAAAATCGAAATCTACTGATAAACCCCGATGGTACATATTCCGACCGGGCGCAGAAATTTATTAATGCGATGCCTTATCAACGTTTAGGAGAGCCAGATGAACTAAAGGGAACTTTAGTCTACTTATTAAGTGATGCTTCTGCTTTGGTTACTGGTGAAACGATTTTTGTTGATGGCGGGTTTAACGCATGGTGTGGGGTTTAA
- a CDS encoding efflux RND transporter periplasmic adaptor subunit — protein MKIKYIVIALLILVFGYLIWQRITTNKEKNEVPTAGKGKAATMSVYGAVIFAESFADNLNLTGTIEPDEQVEIRSEVSGLIDQLNFSEGSRVNKGAILVKIVASDLLAQLEQAKTRTQLTSENERRAKLLLEKEAISQEEYDIASADYRTAKSQIAYIEAQLSKTYIRAPFSGIIGLRSVSKGAYITPTTPIAKLVKSDRVKLSFAIPEKYVSRVSVGKKISFTIPESKEVFAAEIFAIDPAVDLTTRTLLIKARADNSNNKFVPGVFVNVILPLESIDDALMVPSEALIPIQNGKKVFVVKEGKAREVIVETGGRTKDKVNVLSGLMNGDTVLTTGVMSLKNDVKVKVTLR, from the coding sequence ATGAAAATTAAATATATTGTCATTGCGCTACTAATTCTTGTATTTGGATACTTGATCTGGCAAAGAATAACGACAAATAAAGAGAAGAATGAAGTTCCGACAGCCGGAAAAGGAAAAGCGGCTACCATGTCTGTATATGGTGCTGTTATTTTTGCTGAATCGTTCGCTGATAACCTTAATCTGACAGGTACCATTGAACCAGATGAACAAGTGGAAATTCGTTCTGAGGTTTCTGGATTAATAGATCAATTAAATTTTTCTGAAGGAAGTCGCGTAAACAAAGGTGCTATACTTGTGAAAATCGTTGCCTCAGATTTATTAGCACAATTAGAGCAAGCTAAAACAAGAACGCAATTGACTTCGGAAAATGAACGAAGAGCAAAACTGCTACTGGAGAAAGAGGCGATTAGTCAAGAGGAGTATGATATTGCAAGTGCTGATTATAGAACGGCGAAATCGCAAATCGCATATATCGAAGCACAATTATCTAAAACATACATACGGGCACCATTTTCTGGAATAATTGGTTTGCGATCTGTATCTAAAGGCGCATATATCACTCCTACTACCCCTATTGCGAAACTTGTAAAGTCAGATCGTGTTAAATTATCATTTGCGATCCCAGAAAAGTATGTAAGCAGAGTGTCGGTGGGTAAAAAGATTTCATTTACAATTCCTGAATCTAAGGAGGTTTTTGCAGCAGAAATTTTTGCTATTGATCCTGCTGTTGATTTGACAACTCGAACTTTACTAATAAAAGCTCGTGCTGATAATTCAAATAATAAATTTGTTCCTGGTGTCTTTGTGAATGTGATCTTACCACTGGAGAGCATTGATGATGCTTTAATGGTTCCTTCCGAAGCACTAATTCCTATACAGAATGGAAAGAAAGTATTTGTTGTAAAAGAGGGGAAAGCAAGAGAGGTGATTGTAGAAACAGGAGGAAGAACTAAGGATAAGGTGAATGTATTGTCTGGTTTAATGAACGGTGATACTGTTTTGACTACAGGAGTAATGTCGCTGAAGAATGATGTTAAAGTGAAGGTTACATTACGTTAA
- the uxaC gene encoding glucuronate isomerase, whose protein sequence is MSDFINHNFILQSDIAQQLYHNYAKDLPIIDYHNHLPPDQISNNHQFDNLAQIWLYGDHYKWRAMRTLGVEEKYITGEASDFEKFQKWSEIVPQTLRNPLYHWTHMELKNPFGINKFLNIQSSHAIYEQTREQLKEPSFSTQGLLNHFNVEMVGTTDDPIDSLEFHKALSLNTEFNTKVLPTFRPDKVFQLSKGDVFRAYVQKLSDVSGIKIHHLDSLLEALDERINYFDSLGCVASDHGLKYLPKKGAFNLAEVNSTFIRVINGDDTGVLEVEDSFVFYVLSELCSKYHAKNWAQQFHLGPLRDTNKGKLTILGADTGYDSIGDYPQADRMADFFNYLDTKDQLAKTIIYNVNPADNAVFGSMIGNFQGGNMKGKIQFGSGWWYQDQLDGMTEQINALSNYGLISCFIGMLTDSRSFLSYSRHEYFRRLLANIFAEDIIKGYLPHDVDMIGKVIADICYHNAVAYFKK, encoded by the coding sequence ATGTCAGATTTTATCAATCATAATTTTATACTGCAATCGGATATTGCACAACAGCTATATCATAATTATGCAAAAGATCTTCCTATTATAGATTACCATAATCATCTTCCCCCTGATCAGATTAGCAATAATCATCAGTTTGACAATCTTGCTCAAATTTGGCTCTATGGTGACCATTACAAATGGCGTGCTATGCGAACTTTGGGAGTTGAAGAGAAATATATTACAGGAGAAGCTTCTGATTTTGAAAAATTTCAAAAATGGTCGGAGATTGTGCCTCAAACATTGAGAAATCCGCTGTATCATTGGACACATATGGAGCTTAAGAATCCATTTGGAATTAACAAATTCCTCAACATTCAAAGTTCACATGCTATTTATGAACAAACAAGGGAACAATTGAAGGAACCGAGTTTTAGTACTCAGGGACTTTTGAACCATTTTAATGTTGAGATGGTGGGAACAACTGATGATCCAATTGATAGTCTGGAATTTCATAAGGCTTTAAGTTTAAATACTGAATTTAACACAAAAGTACTTCCGACGTTTCGCCCAGATAAGGTTTTTCAGTTATCGAAAGGAGATGTATTTAGAGCTTATGTGCAAAAACTATCCGATGTGAGCGGAATAAAAATACACCACTTGGATTCTTTATTAGAAGCACTTGATGAACGAATTAATTATTTTGACTCTTTGGGTTGTGTGGCTTCAGATCATGGGTTGAAATATCTGCCTAAAAAAGGGGCATTTAATTTAGCGGAAGTGAATTCTACTTTTATTCGCGTGATCAATGGAGATGATACTGGAGTTTTGGAAGTGGAAGATAGCTTTGTTTTTTATGTTTTAAGTGAATTATGCTCAAAGTACCATGCAAAAAATTGGGCGCAGCAATTTCATTTAGGTCCGTTGCGTGATACAAATAAAGGGAAGCTGACAATTTTGGGTGCTGATACGGGATATGATTCTATTGGGGACTACCCTCAAGCTGATCGTATGGCAGATTTTTTTAATTATCTCGATACGAAGGATCAATTGGCCAAGACAATCATATATAATGTTAATCCTGCTGATAATGCTGTTTTTGGTTCAATGATCGGTAATTTTCAGGGCGGGAATATGAAGGGAAAAATTCAATTTGGTTCAGGATGGTGGTATCAGGATCAGTTGGATGGTATGACAGAACAGATAAATGCACTTTCTAATTATGGTTTGATCAGTTGTTTTATTGGGATGTTAACCGATTCGCGAAGCTTCTTGTCTTATTCTCGACACGAATATTTTAGAAGATTGCTTGCTAATATTTTTGCAGAAGATATCATCAAGGGGTACCTTCCGCATGATGTCGATATGATTGGAAAGGTTATAGCGGATATTTGTTATCACAATGCGGTTGCCTATTTTAAAAAGTAA
- a CDS encoding sugar kinase: MDKNTVLCFGEILYRLQAKDEYFFNDDQSVVYSYPGGSEANVAVALASLSIPTTYVSVAPDHSLTKEILNTLNHKNVDTSKFIFGGERLGSYILQSANGLTSGEVIYDRKYSSFSTLKAEDIDWDELFTDCSWFHWTALTPALNEELAQLMLTALKIAQEKKITISVDLNYRSRLWQYGKQPLDIMPTLVSYCDVIMGNIWAEHKMLGTSIHEQLVKNTSCSEYFDYSSLVAQEIFEKYPKCKHIANTFRFMDNPKHNLFYGTYHSPAENKISTILETNDLIDRIGSGDAFMGGLIAAIYEGKSAQEIIDTATQLGFKKLFNKGDFINL, from the coding sequence ATGGATAAAAACACAGTCCTTTGCTTCGGAGAGATTCTTTATAGATTACAAGCAAAAGATGAATATTTCTTTAATGATGACCAATCGGTAGTCTATTCCTATCCAGGAGGATCAGAAGCGAACGTTGCTGTTGCTCTTGCCTCGCTATCAATACCGACTACTTACGTGTCTGTTGCTCCTGATCACTCTTTAACCAAGGAGATTTTAAACACACTCAATCACAAAAACGTCGATACCTCCAAGTTTATATTTGGTGGCGAACGCTTAGGTTCTTACATATTGCAATCGGCAAATGGTTTAACAAGCGGAGAGGTAATATACGATCGTAAGTACTCGTCATTTTCCACACTTAAAGCGGAAGATATTGATTGGGATGAACTATTTACCGACTGTTCATGGTTTCATTGGACAGCCTTAACACCTGCATTAAACGAGGAATTAGCACAGCTCATGCTAACAGCATTGAAAATAGCGCAAGAAAAGAAAATCACCATATCTGTCGACCTCAATTATAGAAGTAGGTTATGGCAATATGGAAAACAGCCTCTAGATATTATGCCTACATTAGTTTCATATTGCGATGTTATTATGGGAAATATTTGGGCTGAACACAAAATGCTTGGAACTTCTATTCATGAGCAGTTGGTCAAAAATACCTCTTGCAGCGAATATTTCGACTATTCCAGTTTAGTTGCTCAAGAAATATTTGAAAAATATCCGAAATGCAAACATATCGCTAATACGTTTAGATTTATGGACAACCCTAAACATAATCTATTTTACGGTACATATCATAGCCCTGCAGAAAATAAAATAAGTACTATTTTAGAGACAAATGACTTAATTGATCGTATTGGTAGCGGAGACGCCTTTATGGGAGGTCTAATTGCTGCTATTTATGAAGGTAAGTCTGCTCAAGAAATTATAGACACTGCGACCCAACTCGGATTCAAAAAACTATTTAACAAAGGTGATTTCATCAATTTATAA
- a CDS encoding LacI family DNA-binding transcriptional regulator yields MAKTTLKDISKALNISISTVSKALSDSYEISEKTKKVVQDYATKMNFSVNKVAQSLKIGKTNTIGVIVCAINNTFIAEILDGIQKASIETGFDIIIMQSREDIQVEKSCIEVLNSRGIDGLLISPVSESSNLSLLKELQENGKPIVIFDRTVNQLKTDKVGANNFDGAYKATKHLLEQGRTNILHITGHQLGVSKDRLNGYKEALREFEIPLKPYYFIECNIQDTAILDKQIKSAIQKTLNTEHKLNAIFGATDVITTRTLGILAELGIKVPEEIAVIGFSNISIPTSLNPALSRIKQPASEIGHTAMKKLIYLIKRPSHNDFETIELETTLEIRKSSLLT; encoded by the coding sequence ATGGCTAAAACTACCTTAAAAGATATCTCTAAAGCATTGAATATATCAATCTCAACAGTTTCCAAAGCTTTATCAGATAGTTATGAAATTAGTGAGAAGACCAAAAAGGTTGTTCAGGACTACGCTACAAAAATGAATTTTAGCGTTAATAAAGTGGCACAAAGTCTTAAAATCGGGAAAACAAATACTATCGGTGTCATTGTATGCGCGATTAATAATACATTTATAGCAGAAATACTAGACGGAATTCAAAAAGCATCTATAGAAACAGGCTTTGATATCATCATTATGCAGAGCAGAGAAGATATACAGGTTGAGAAATCCTGTATTGAAGTTTTAAACTCGAGAGGTATTGACGGACTTTTGATTTCACCAGTCAGCGAATCATCGAATCTGAGTTTATTGAAAGAATTACAAGAAAACGGAAAACCAATCGTTATTTTTGATAGAACAGTCAATCAATTAAAAACGGATAAAGTCGGTGCCAACAATTTCGACGGGGCTTATAAAGCTACCAAACACCTCCTCGAACAAGGACGTACAAATATCCTTCATATTACAGGACACCAATTAGGTGTTTCCAAAGACAGATTAAACGGATATAAAGAAGCTTTAAGAGAATTTGAAATTCCACTAAAGCCCTATTACTTTATTGAATGTAATATTCAAGATACCGCAATACTTGATAAACAAATCAAAAGCGCCATACAAAAAACACTAAACACAGAACATAAGCTAAATGCAATTTTTGGAGCTACCGATGTCATCACCACAAGAACACTCGGAATTCTAGCAGAACTCGGGATTAAGGTTCCAGAAGAAATCGCTGTTATTGGCTTTTCTAATATTTCTATTCCAACGTCACTCAACCCTGCATTGAGCAGAATCAAACAGCCTGCAAGTGAAATCGGACATACTGCAATGAAAAAACTCATTTATCTTATTAAGCGTCCATCACATAACGATTTTGAAACAATCGAACTAGAAACTACCCTGGAAATAAGAAAATCAAGTCTTTTGACTTGA
- a CDS encoding bifunctional 4-hydroxy-2-oxoglutarate aldolase/2-dehydro-3-deoxy-phosphogluconate aldolase, with amino-acid sequence MHTILSKIESSPIIPVYYHDDIDQCIAILTSCYNGGVRVFEFVNRGPEAHNNFKALLKYRDDNFKDLKLGIGTIKTKQQALDFINIGAEFIVSPIVKAEIADVTLKNNILWIPGCMTPTEISVAEELGAPLVKLFPGDALGANFLKGIKPLFQSLKFMPTGGVSLDEENLLAWFQAGVSAVGMGSKLFNGPTESEENNYIENRLQKAFQYIESLK; translated from the coding sequence ATGCATACTATCCTATCCAAGATTGAAAGTTCTCCCATTATCCCCGTCTACTATCATGACGATATTGACCAATGTATTGCCATTTTAACATCATGTTATAATGGTGGAGTTCGCGTTTTCGAATTTGTCAATAGAGGTCCTGAAGCGCATAACAACTTTAAGGCTCTGCTTAAATACCGCGATGACAATTTCAAAGATTTAAAGCTAGGAATTGGAACCATTAAAACGAAGCAACAAGCTCTAGATTTCATAAATATAGGAGCAGAATTTATTGTTAGTCCTATTGTGAAAGCAGAAATTGCAGATGTGACCTTAAAAAATAATATACTTTGGATACCGGGTTGCATGACTCCCACTGAAATTTCAGTTGCTGAAGAATTAGGTGCACCATTAGTAAAACTTTTCCCCGGTGATGCCTTAGGAGCAAATTTTTTGAAAGGTATCAAGCCTCTATTTCAATCATTGAAATTTATGCCTACAGGTGGTGTATCATTAGATGAAGAAAATCTGTTAGCGTGGTTCCAAGCTGGAGTATCAGCAGTAGGTATGGGATCAAAGTTATTTAATGGCCCGACAGAATCAGAAGAAAATAATTATATTGAAAATAGATTACAAAAAGCTTTTCAGTATATTGAAAGCTTAAAATAG
- the uxuA gene encoding mannonate dehydratase, with protein MKKLEQTWRWYGPNDPVSLDDIRQAGATGIVTALHHIAHGDVWPVEDILERKRIIEDSGLVWSVVESLPVHEAIKTGSNDAAYYIENYVMSLENLAKCGIQIITYNFMPVLDWTRTQLDLLMKDGSKALYFDWIDLAVFDIHILKRIDAVKDYTTVMLEGVEKKISSYSQQDLDALEQVVLMGIPGENDITLQDLNNSIAVYGQLGRTGLLNNLLHFLSSISDVCEREGIKMTIHPDDPPYPILGLPRIVSNQSDLVAILEGVNKPFNGICFCTGSLGASQSNDVASILDAVKERVYFSHLRNVKKDTLGSFFEADHLDGDVNMYAVMKILITENQNRIRPISFRPDHGHQMLDDLNKKTNPGYSAIGRLRGLAELRGLEYGILGQ; from the coding sequence ATGAAGAAACTTGAACAAACTTGGAGATGGTATGGGCCTAATGATCCCGTTTCCTTGGATGATATAAGACAAGCTGGTGCGACAGGTATTGTAACGGCATTGCACCATATTGCCCATGGCGATGTTTGGCCTGTCGAAGATATTTTAGAACGTAAAAGAATTATTGAAGATAGTGGATTAGTCTGGTCGGTCGTAGAGAGTCTTCCAGTGCATGAGGCGATAAAAACAGGAAGCAATGATGCCGCATATTATATTGAAAACTATGTGATGTCTTTGGAGAATTTAGCGAAATGTGGAATTCAGATCATTACTTATAATTTCATGCCTGTTTTAGATTGGACCAGAACACAATTAGATCTATTGATGAAAGATGGTTCAAAAGCTTTGTATTTTGATTGGATTGATCTTGCCGTATTTGATATTCATATTCTAAAGCGAATAGATGCAGTCAAGGATTATACAACAGTGATGTTGGAAGGAGTTGAAAAAAAAATTTCTTCTTATTCACAGCAAGATCTTGATGCGTTAGAACAAGTTGTTTTGATGGGAATCCCTGGAGAAAATGATATTACACTACAGGACCTGAATAACAGCATTGCTGTGTATGGTCAGCTTGGTCGAACGGGATTATTAAATAATTTGCTTCATTTCCTGTCATCGATAAGTGACGTTTGTGAACGGGAGGGGATTAAAATGACTATACATCCCGATGATCCGCCATATCCAATTTTAGGTCTTCCACGTATTGTGAGCAATCAATCTGATCTGGTAGCAATACTTGAAGGTGTTAATAAGCCGTTTAATGGCATTTGCTTTTGCACAGGTTCTCTTGGTGCTAGTCAGTCGAATGATGTTGCATCCATTTTGGACGCTGTTAAAGAAAGAGTTTACTTTTCGCATCTGAGAAATGTAAAGAAAGACACTTTAGGAAGTTTCTTTGAAGCTGATCATTTAGATGGTGATGTAAATATGTATGCTGTGATGAAAATTTTGATCACTGAAAATCAAAATCGAATCAGACCTATTTCCTTTAGACCTGACCATGGTCATCAAATGTTGGATGATCTAAATAAGAAGACGAATCCTGGATATTCTGCAATTGGTCGTTTGAGAGGGCTCGCAGAACTCAGGGGATTAGAATATGGAATTTTAGGTCAATAA